In Sideroxyarcus emersonii, one DNA window encodes the following:
- a CDS encoding DUF1854 domain-containing protein encodes MTNGPNFNLTRNAAGRLVLTGAEGDIHEGVFPVRAFPISAPEEGVSLLGEDGHELRWISRSIDLPGSLRQLIEDELALREFMPEITHIRQVSSFATPSKWQVSTNRGDTELLLKAEDHIRRLANATLLITDGYGMSFMIRDTGALDRHSRRLLDRFL; translated from the coding sequence ATGACGAACGGCCCGAATTTCAACCTGACCAGAAATGCCGCCGGGCGCCTCGTGCTCACCGGTGCGGAAGGCGATATTCACGAGGGAGTTTTTCCGGTGCGAGCCTTTCCCATCAGCGCGCCGGAAGAGGGCGTTTCATTGCTCGGCGAGGATGGGCACGAGTTGCGATGGATAAGTCGGTCAATCGACTTGCCCGGATCCTTGCGCCAGCTGATCGAAGACGAACTCGCCTTGCGCGAGTTCATGCCGGAAATCACCCATATCAGGCAGGTTTCCAGCTTTGCCACTCCGAGCAAATGGCAGGTGTCGACCAATCGCGGCGATACCGAACTGTTGCTCAAGGCAGAGGATCACATCCGCCGCCTCGCAAATGCGACGCTGCTGATCACCGACGGATACGGGATGTCGTTCATGATCCGGGATACCGGCGCCCTGGATCGCCACAGCCGGCGCTTGCTGGATCGATTCCTGTAA
- a CDS encoding UDP-2,3-diacylglucosamine diphosphatase, protein MPHSLFISDLHLSHDHPHSTEMFLRFAADIAPAAEALYILGDLFEYWAGDDDADDPFHLRITGMLRQLDAQGTRIYIMHGNRDFLMDEELGAACHATLLDDPTLLDLYGTPTLLTHGDALCTDDIEYQRFRSLVRSSDWQGQFLAQPLARRKAQIEQLRMQSRDEKKLKAMDIMDVNVAAVDDLLRQYHYPRLIHGHTHRPAKHLHHPDGHTCERWVLGDWDSGKAAILRCDANGIEWLQV, encoded by the coding sequence ATGCCGCACAGCCTGTTCATTTCCGACCTGCACCTGAGCCACGACCATCCGCACAGCACGGAGATGTTCCTGCGTTTCGCCGCCGATATCGCACCGGCAGCCGAAGCGCTCTACATCCTGGGCGACCTGTTCGAATACTGGGCCGGCGACGACGACGCGGACGACCCGTTCCATCTGCGCATCACCGGCATGCTGCGCCAGCTGGATGCGCAGGGCACGCGCATCTACATCATGCACGGCAATCGCGATTTCCTGATGGACGAGGAACTCGGTGCCGCCTGCCATGCCACGCTGCTCGACGACCCAACGCTGCTCGACCTGTACGGCACCCCCACCCTGCTCACCCACGGCGATGCCTTGTGTACCGACGACATTGAGTATCAGCGCTTCCGCAGCCTGGTGCGCAGCAGCGATTGGCAGGGGCAATTTCTCGCGCAACCGCTGGCCAGGCGCAAGGCCCAGATCGAACAGTTGCGGATGCAAAGCAGGGACGAGAAAAAGCTCAAGGCGATGGACATCATGGATGTGAACGTGGCGGCAGTAGACGACCTGCTGCGCCAATACCATTACCCGCGCCTCATCCACGGCCACACCCATCGTCCGGCAAAACACCTGCACCATCCGGACGGCCACACCTGCGAACGCTGGGTACTGGGCGACTGGGACAGCGGCAAGGCAGCCATCCTGCGTTGCGATGCGAACGGAATCGAGTGGCTGCAGGTGTGA
- a CDS encoding peptidylprolyl isomerase, with protein MVKLHTNKGDITLQLDAEKAPVTVQNFLDYVNSGFYSNTIFHRVIPNFMIQGGGFEPGLIQKKTNAPIKNEAANGLKNDIYTIAMARTGDPHSATAQFFINTKNNSFLDYPGQDGWGYCVFGKVVAGQEVVDAIGKVKTGSSGFYQDVPKEDVIITKAEVIQ; from the coding sequence ATGGTAAAACTGCATACCAACAAAGGCGACATCACCCTGCAACTCGACGCGGAGAAGGCCCCCGTCACCGTCCAGAACTTCCTCGACTACGTGAACAGCGGCTTCTACAGCAACACCATCTTCCATCGCGTGATCCCCAACTTCATGATCCAGGGCGGGGGTTTCGAGCCGGGCCTGATCCAGAAAAAAACCAATGCTCCGATCAAGAACGAGGCAGCGAACGGCCTGAAGAACGACATCTACACCATCGCCATGGCGCGCACCGGAGATCCGCATTCCGCCACCGCACAGTTCTTTATCAACACCAAGAACAACAGCTTCCTCGACTATCCCGGCCAGGACGGCTGGGGCTACTGCGTATTCGGCAAGGTGGTCGCGGGACAGGAAGTGGTCGATGCGATCGGCAAGGTGAAGACCGGCAGCAGCGGCTTCTATCAGGACGTGCCGAAAGAGGACGTCATCATCACCAAGGCGGAAGTCATCCAGTAA
- a CDS encoding L,D-transpeptidase family protein, with protein MPSRLLPLLLLCFAAPALAGESVSRELEQGLAKSLQAVGENHLDVALNEVDSLLKINPNFKLAQLVKGDLLLARAKPISGFGDAPNAPRDRIQDLREEAEARLQRVQQQQPIAVPKYLWQLSPRQRYAVVVDTGKSTLYLFENVNGEPRYVSDFYISVGKKGADKVSEGDQKTPLGVYFVNGRLTKDKLTDFYGPVAYPLSYPNEWDKREGRDGHGIWLHGTPSDTFSRPPRASNGCVVLANNDLNEIGSHLQIGITPVIIASKIDWSNEADRADRASLLKEIEQWRNDWASRDTEAYLAHYAHDFSAGNMNLAAFAQQKRLVNSGKTWIKVRLSDVSIFPYPSQPDLVVVNFEQDYDSNNLSNHMNKRQYWMKRNGRWQIVYEGAA; from the coding sequence ATGCCCAGCCGTTTGCTTCCGCTCCTGCTGCTCTGCTTTGCCGCACCCGCCCTGGCTGGGGAGTCGGTGTCGCGCGAACTGGAGCAGGGATTGGCCAAGAGCCTGCAGGCCGTAGGCGAGAACCACCTCGATGTGGCGCTGAACGAAGTCGATTCGCTGCTCAAGATCAATCCCAATTTCAAGCTGGCGCAACTGGTCAAGGGCGACCTGCTGCTGGCGCGCGCCAAACCGATCAGCGGCTTCGGCGATGCCCCGAACGCACCGCGCGACCGCATCCAGGACCTGCGCGAGGAAGCCGAGGCCAGGCTGCAACGCGTACAGCAGCAGCAGCCCATCGCCGTGCCCAAGTACCTGTGGCAGCTTTCACCCAGGCAGCGTTACGCAGTGGTGGTGGATACCGGCAAGTCCACGCTGTACCTGTTCGAGAACGTGAATGGCGAACCGCGCTATGTGTCCGATTTTTACATCAGCGTGGGCAAGAAAGGCGCGGACAAGGTCTCCGAGGGCGACCAGAAGACGCCGCTCGGCGTGTATTTCGTCAACGGCCGCCTGACCAAGGACAAGCTCACCGATTTCTACGGCCCCGTCGCCTACCCGCTCAGCTACCCCAACGAATGGGACAAGCGCGAAGGCCGCGACGGGCACGGCATCTGGCTGCACGGCACCCCCAGCGACACTTTCAGCCGCCCGCCGCGCGCCAGCAACGGCTGCGTGGTGCTGGCCAACAACGACCTCAACGAGATCGGCAGCCATCTGCAGATCGGCATCACGCCGGTGATCATCGCCAGCAAGATCGACTGGAGCAACGAGGCGGACCGCGCGGATCGCGCTTCCCTGCTAAAGGAAATCGAGCAATGGCGCAACGACTGGGCCAGCCGCGACACCGAAGCCTACCTCGCGCACTACGCGCATGACTTCTCCGCCGGCAACATGAACCTTGCCGCATTCGCGCAACAAAAACGCCTGGTCAATTCCGGCAAGACCTGGATCAAGGTCAGGCTGTCGGACGTCAGCATCTTCCCCTACCCCAGCCAGCCGGATCTGGTGGTGGTGAACTTCGAGCAGGATTACGACAGCAACAACCTTTCCAACCACATGAACAAGCGCCAGTACTGGATGAAACGCAACGGACGCTGGCAAATCGTCTACGAAGGAGCCGCCTGA
- a CDS encoding tetratricopeptide repeat protein, whose product MKMLNLFSRVAALGILLAIAIPAQADDLQDANKLFKQGQNAQALEKVNAFLATKPKDAQGRFLKGLIFAEQGNTADAITVFNGLTEDYPELPEPYNNLAVLYAGQGQYEKAKNELEMAIRTHPSYATAHENLGDIYAKMASQAYDRALQLDKGNTNTQTKLALIRELFSKNARTSAKPAVIAAADPAPATVPAAAVSAPVAVPASAVTVAPAAATPAASQVAAKPAVATAVASADPGADVLKATRDWATAWSAKNSKKYLAFYAREFKVPGGESRSAWEAQRKARIAAPKTIHVEVHDAKVKMADDSHASVSFRQTYRASHLNVTSSKTLSWVKSDGAWLIAEERSGK is encoded by the coding sequence ATGAAAATGCTTAACCTGTTTAGCCGCGTCGCCGCATTGGGCATCCTGTTAGCGATCGCCATTCCCGCCCAGGCAGATGACCTGCAAGACGCCAACAAACTGTTCAAGCAGGGGCAGAACGCCCAGGCGCTGGAGAAGGTCAACGCCTTCCTCGCCACCAAGCCCAAGGATGCCCAGGGGCGATTCCTCAAGGGCCTGATCTTCGCCGAGCAAGGCAACACCGCCGACGCCATCACCGTCTTCAACGGCCTCACCGAAGACTATCCCGAACTGCCCGAACCCTATAACAACCTGGCCGTGCTCTATGCCGGCCAGGGCCAGTACGAAAAGGCCAAGAACGAGCTGGAAATGGCGATCCGCACGCACCCGAGCTACGCCACCGCGCACGAGAACCTGGGCGACATCTACGCCAAGATGGCCAGCCAGGCCTATGACCGCGCGTTGCAGCTGGACAAGGGCAACACCAACACACAGACCAAGCTGGCGCTGATCCGCGAACTGTTCAGCAAGAACGCACGCACCTCCGCCAAACCGGCCGTGATCGCAGCGGCCGATCCGGCACCGGCCACCGTCCCTGCTGCCGCGGTTTCTGCGCCGGTCGCCGTACCTGCCAGCGCGGTGACCGTCGCGCCGGCCGCAGCGACTCCGGCAGCCTCGCAGGTGGCCGCAAAACCGGCGGTGGCAACCGCAGTGGCCAGCGCCGATCCGGGCGCGGACGTGCTGAAAGCAACCAGGGACTGGGCCACCGCCTGGTCAGCCAAGAACAGCAAGAAATACCTGGCCTTCTACGCCAGGGAATTCAAGGTGCCGGGCGGCGAAAGCCGCAGTGCATGGGAAGCACAGCGCAAAGCGCGCATCGCCGCCCCCAAGACCATCCATGTCGAAGTGCATGACGCCAAGGTCAAGATGGCAGACGACAGCCATGCCAGCGTCAGCTTCAGGCAGACCTATCGCGCCAGCCACCTGAACGTCACCTCCAGCAAGACGCTGAGCTGGGTGAAGTCGGATGGCGCATGGCTGATTGCAGAAGAACGTTCCGGCAAGTGA
- a CDS encoding glutamine--tRNA ligase/YqeY domain fusion protein — translation MSSNAPVPAAPVSNFIRTIIDGDLASGKHNSIVTRFPPEPNGYLHVGHAKSICLNFGLAQDYKGKCNLRFDDTNPEKESEEYAQSIQDDVRWLGFQWNGEVRWASDYFDALYSYAVELINKGLAYVDDLTPEQMREYRGTLIQPGKNSPNRDRPVAENLDLFTRMKAGEFADGAMVLRAKIDMSSPNINMRDPVIYRIRRAHHIRTGDKWCIYPMYDYTHCISDALEGITHSICTLEFEDHRPLYDWVLDNITIPCHPRQYEFSRLELHYTITSKRKLLQLVNEKKVSGWDDPRMPTISGMRRRGYTPEGIREFARRIGVSKSENIVDMAIMEGAIREDLELRAPRVMAIINPLKVTITNADGAQTREADFHPNMPELGKRVVPFSSELFIEADDFTEVPPAGWKRLTLGGEIRLRHSYVMRCDEAVKDASGKVVELKCSIDHDTLGKNPEGRKVKGVIHFLSREHALPAEIRLYDRLFTVPEPDADKEKDFLEFMNPHSLEVVQGWVEACVKDAAPETRYQFERLGYFCTDRRDHQPGKKLVFNRTVTLKDSWTKEQV, via the coding sequence ATGAGCAGCAATGCCCCCGTTCCAGCCGCACCCGTTTCCAACTTCATCCGCACGATCATCGACGGCGACCTGGCCTCCGGCAAGCACAACAGCATCGTCACCCGTTTTCCGCCGGAGCCCAATGGCTACCTGCACGTAGGTCATGCCAAATCGATCTGCCTGAACTTCGGTCTGGCGCAGGATTACAAGGGCAAATGCAACCTGCGCTTCGATGACACCAACCCGGAGAAGGAGAGCGAGGAATACGCGCAGTCCATCCAGGACGACGTGCGCTGGCTGGGCTTCCAGTGGAACGGCGAAGTGCGCTGGGCCTCCGATTATTTCGATGCGCTGTATAGCTACGCGGTGGAGCTGATCAACAAGGGGCTGGCCTATGTGGACGACCTGACGCCGGAGCAGATGCGCGAATACCGCGGCACGCTGATCCAGCCGGGCAAGAACAGCCCCAACCGCGACCGTCCGGTGGCCGAGAACCTCGACCTGTTCACGCGCATGAAGGCGGGCGAATTCGCCGACGGCGCCATGGTGCTGCGCGCCAAGATCGACATGAGTTCGCCCAACATCAACATGCGCGACCCGGTCATCTACCGCATCCGCCGCGCGCACCACATCCGCACCGGCGACAAGTGGTGCATCTACCCGATGTACGACTACACCCATTGCATCTCCGACGCGCTGGAAGGCATCACCCATTCCATCTGCACGCTGGAATTCGAGGATCACCGTCCGCTGTACGACTGGGTGCTGGACAACATTACCATCCCCTGCCACCCGCGCCAGTACGAGTTCTCGCGCCTGGAACTGCACTACACCATCACCAGCAAGCGCAAGCTGCTGCAACTGGTGAACGAGAAGAAGGTGAGCGGCTGGGACGACCCGCGCATGCCCACCATCAGCGGCATGCGCCGTCGCGGCTACACGCCGGAAGGCATCCGCGAATTCGCCAGGCGCATCGGCGTTTCCAAGAGCGAGAACATCGTCGACATGGCGATCATGGAAGGCGCGATCCGCGAGGATTTGGAGCTGCGCGCGCCCCGCGTGATGGCCATCATCAACCCGCTCAAGGTCACCATCACCAATGCCGACGGCGCGCAGACGCGCGAGGCGGATTTCCATCCCAACATGCCCGAGCTGGGCAAGCGCGTGGTGCCGTTCTCCAGCGAACTGTTCATCGAGGCCGACGATTTTACCGAAGTGCCGCCTGCCGGCTGGAAGCGCCTGACGCTCGGCGGCGAGATCCGCCTGCGCCACAGCTATGTGATGCGCTGCGACGAAGCGGTGAAGGATGCTTCCGGCAAGGTCGTCGAGCTCAAGTGCAGCATCGACCACGACACGCTGGGCAAGAACCCGGAAGGCCGCAAGGTGAAGGGCGTGATCCATTTCCTGTCGCGCGAGCATGCGCTGCCCGCCGAGATCCGTTTGTATGACCGCCTGTTCACCGTGCCGGAACCGGATGCCGACAAGGAGAAGGATTTCCTCGAGTTCATGAACCCGCATTCGCTGGAAGTGGTGCAGGGCTGGGTAGAAGCCTGCGTGAAAGATGCTGCGCCGGAAACACGTTACCAGTTCGAGCGCCTGGGCTACTTCTGCACCGACCGCCGCGATCACCAGCCCGGCAAGAAGCTGGTGTTCAATCGTACCGTCACGCTGAAGGATTCGTGGACCAAGGAGCAGGTGTAA
- a CDS encoding GIY-YIG nuclease family protein: MNTLPCVYLLASKRNGTLYVGVTSDLVKRVWEHKSHVVDGFTKQYGVDQLVWYEVHEAMESAIQREKAIKEWQRAWKLKLIEESNPDWKDLYDSIC, encoded by the coding sequence ATGAACACACTGCCGTGCGTGTACCTGCTAGCCAGCAAACGCAATGGCACTTTGTATGTCGGAGTCACTTCGGATCTGGTGAAACGGGTGTGGGAGCACAAGAGCCATGTTGTCGATGGTTTCACCAAACAGTACGGTGTGGATCAACTGGTTTGGTACGAAGTGCATGAAGCCATGGAGTCGGCCATCCAGCGTGAGAAGGCGATCAAGGAATGGCAGCGTGCATGGAAATTGAAGTTGATCGAAGAGAGCAACCCAGACTGGAAGGATTTGTACGACTCGATATGTTAG
- the cysS gene encoding cysteine--tRNA ligase, translated as MLKIYNTLARDKQEFRPIEANKVRMYVCGMTVYDYCHLGHARVMVVFDMVYRWLKASGYDVTYVRNITDIDDKIIKRAAENGESIHALTQRFIAAMHEDADALGVQRPDHEPRATQYVPQMLEMVAQLEKNGLAYQAADGDVNYAVRKFDGYGKLSGKSLEDLRAGERVEVASGKHDPLDFVLWKHAKDSEADEVKWDSKWGKGRPGWHLECSAMASDILGNHFDIHGGGADLQFPHHENEIAQSEGAHQCHYVNYWMHNGFVRVDNEKMSKSLGNFFTIREVLKKYDAEVVRFFILRAHYRSPLNYSDAHLDDAKGALTRLYTALKLAPATSPAVDWKEEHAQRFKAAMDDDFNTPEAVAVLFDLANEANRSQSAQMAAQLKALGSVLGLLQRDAQEFLQGGTNAGGLDDASISVQIEARIAAKKAKNFAEADRIRKELLEAGIVLEDRPQGTVWRKA; from the coding sequence ATGCTGAAGATCTACAACACCCTCGCCCGCGACAAACAGGAATTCAGGCCCATCGAAGCGAACAAGGTGCGCATGTACGTATGCGGCATGACCGTGTACGACTACTGCCACCTCGGTCACGCCCGCGTGATGGTGGTGTTCGACATGGTCTATCGCTGGCTCAAGGCTTCCGGTTACGACGTGACCTACGTGCGCAACATCACCGACATCGACGACAAGATCATCAAGCGTGCGGCGGAGAACGGGGAATCCATTCATGCGCTGACGCAGCGCTTCATAGCCGCGATGCACGAGGATGCCGATGCGCTCGGCGTGCAGCGCCCGGATCATGAGCCGCGCGCCACGCAGTACGTGCCGCAGATGCTGGAGATGGTTGCGCAACTCGAAAAGAACGGGCTGGCTTACCAGGCGGCCGACGGCGACGTGAATTATGCCGTGCGTAAGTTCGACGGCTACGGCAAGCTCTCCGGCAAATCGCTGGAAGACCTGCGCGCCGGCGAACGGGTAGAGGTGGCTTCCGGCAAGCACGACCCGCTCGACTTCGTGTTGTGGAAGCATGCCAAGGACAGCGAAGCGGACGAGGTGAAATGGGATTCAAAGTGGGGCAAGGGGCGCCCCGGCTGGCATCTCGAATGTTCGGCCATGGCTTCCGACATCCTCGGCAACCATTTCGACATCCACGGTGGCGGTGCCGACCTGCAGTTCCCCCATCACGAGAACGAGATCGCGCAGTCCGAGGGGGCGCACCAGTGCCACTACGTGAACTACTGGATGCACAACGGCTTCGTGCGCGTGGACAACGAGAAGATGTCCAAGAGCCTGGGCAATTTCTTCACGATCCGCGAAGTGCTGAAGAAGTACGATGCCGAAGTGGTGCGCTTCTTCATCCTGCGTGCGCACTACCGCAGTCCGCTGAATTATTCCGATGCGCATCTGGACGATGCCAAGGGTGCGCTGACACGGCTTTATACTGCGCTGAAGCTGGCGCCTGCCACGTCACCGGCAGTGGATTGGAAAGAGGAACACGCACAACGTTTCAAGGCTGCGATGGACGACGATTTCAACACGCCGGAAGCAGTCGCGGTGCTGTTCGACCTGGCCAACGAAGCGAATCGCAGCCAGTCGGCGCAAATGGCTGCTCAGCTCAAGGCGCTGGGCAGCGTGCTGGGCCTGCTGCAGCGCGATGCGCAGGAATTCCTGCAAGGCGGGACCAATGCGGGCGGGCTGGATGACGCCTCGATCAGTGTCCAGATCGAAGCGCGTATCGCCGCCAAGAAAGCCAAGAACTTCGCCGAGGCTGACCGTATTCGCAAGGAGCTGCTGGAGGCGGGCATCGTGCTGGAAGACAGGCCGCAGGGCACCGTCTGGCGCAAGGCCTAA
- a CDS encoding type II secretion system protein, with protein MNLRPAPPWHQKGFSLIEMAIVLVIVAVLLAGLLPTISGQMEQQRRAETRKQLEEIRAALIGYAATQTPPRLPCPAKPTLATGTTGAGVADCTITPTRTGVLPWVTLGTNETDAWGRRFTYTVAYSGGGDFATSFTLSSTGNLNVLSTSTGVCPNVGCVGSNIPAVIISHGPNGLGAYTPQGTKLPNSTDTGEQTNYAGGITFVSQDPSATYDDLVVWVSPNTLFNRMVSAGKLP; from the coding sequence ATGAATCTGAGACCTGCTCCCCCCTGGCACCAAAAAGGATTTAGCCTCATCGAGATGGCGATAGTGCTAGTCATCGTCGCCGTATTGCTTGCCGGATTGCTGCCCACGATCTCCGGCCAGATGGAACAGCAGCGCCGTGCGGAAACACGCAAACAACTGGAGGAAATACGTGCGGCCCTGATCGGCTATGCCGCCACCCAGACCCCTCCCAGACTGCCTTGCCCAGCAAAACCGACACTTGCCACCGGTACTACCGGCGCTGGGGTGGCCGATTGCACCATTACCCCAACAAGAACGGGAGTACTGCCCTGGGTAACGCTGGGAACCAACGAAACCGACGCCTGGGGCAGACGATTTACTTACACTGTTGCATATTCCGGGGGGGGGGATTTCGCTACGTCGTTCACTCTCTCATCAACAGGCAATCTGAATGTGTTGAGCACTTCAACCGGAGTGTGCCCGAATGTTGGCTGCGTAGGCAGCAACATACCGGCCGTCATCATTTCGCACGGCCCCAACGGATTGGGCGCCTACACCCCGCAAGGAACCAAGCTCCCGAACAGCACCGACACTGGCGAACAAACCAATTATGCGGGTGGAATCACCTTTGTCAGCCAGGATCCCTCAGCAACCTACGACGATCTGGTCGTCTGGGTTTCACCCAACACGCTGTTCAACCGCATGGTCTCGGCCGGCAAGCTGCCTTAG
- a CDS encoding type II secretion system F family protein: MALYSYKAIDSNGKSAKGLQDAANLIDLEQRLKRAGLDLISGKEEENKVSFGSSRIKRADLITFFFNLNQLVRAGVPLLECLADLRDTMEEATFREIIANMVESIESGKKLSQAMAEHPNAFDKITVSLTRAGEDSGRLVDVFNHLTESLKWQDEMASQTKNMMIYPAFVGTVVLAITFFLMIYLVPQLVGFIKGMGQDIPIQTRMLLATSAFFVNFWYVILLTPPVLFGIYKAALITNPGLQYHLDNLKLHIWPTGPILRKIILARFANTFAMMYSSGITILDCIANSRDLVNNQVIAQSLQNVMREIEAGKNLTQSFQQTGIFPPLVVRMLKVGEATGQLDQALLNVSYFYDRDVKDSIKKVQVMIEPTMTIILGALLGWVMLSVLSPIYDIISKVKI; encoded by the coding sequence ATGGCGCTCTACTCCTACAAGGCCATCGACAGCAACGGCAAGTCCGCCAAGGGATTGCAGGACGCCGCCAACCTGATCGACCTAGAGCAGCGCCTGAAGCGCGCGGGACTGGACCTGATCAGCGGCAAGGAAGAAGAGAACAAGGTCAGCTTTGGCAGCAGCAGGATCAAGCGCGCCGACCTCATCACCTTCTTTTTCAACCTCAACCAGCTGGTCCGTGCCGGCGTACCGCTGCTGGAATGCCTGGCCGACCTGCGCGACACCATGGAAGAAGCCACTTTCCGCGAGATCATCGCCAACATGGTGGAATCCATCGAGAGCGGCAAGAAACTCTCGCAGGCCATGGCGGAGCATCCCAACGCCTTCGACAAGATCACTGTCAGCCTCACGCGCGCCGGCGAGGACAGCGGACGCCTGGTCGACGTGTTCAACCATCTCACCGAGTCGCTCAAATGGCAGGACGAGATGGCCTCGCAGACCAAGAACATGATGATCTATCCCGCCTTCGTCGGCACGGTGGTGCTGGCCATCACCTTCTTCCTGATGATCTACCTGGTGCCGCAACTGGTCGGCTTCATCAAAGGCATGGGCCAGGATATCCCGATACAGACGCGCATGCTGCTGGCGACCTCCGCCTTCTTCGTCAACTTCTGGTACGTCATCCTGCTGACGCCGCCAGTGCTGTTCGGCATCTACAAGGCAGCCCTCATCACCAATCCCGGCCTGCAGTACCACCTGGACAACCTCAAGCTGCACATCTGGCCGACCGGCCCCATCCTGCGCAAGATCATCCTGGCGCGCTTCGCCAACACCTTTGCCATGATGTACAGTTCCGGCATCACCATCCTCGACTGCATCGCCAACTCGCGCGACCTGGTGAACAACCAGGTCATCGCGCAAAGCCTGCAGAACGTGATGCGGGAGATCGAGGCCGGCAAGAATCTGACGCAAAGCTTCCAGCAGACCGGCATCTTCCCGCCGCTGGTGGTACGCATGCTGAAAGTGGGCGAAGCCACCGGCCAGCTCGACCAGGCACTGCTCAATGTCAGCTACTTTTACGACCGCGACGTGAAAGACTCGATCAAGAAGGTACAAGTGATGATCGAGCCGACCATGACCATCATCCTCGGGGCACTGCTGGGATGGGTTATGCTGTCGGTGCTCTCCCCCATCTACGACATCATCAGCAAGGTGAAAATCTAA